Within Dysgonomonas mossii, the genomic segment TACAAAGACTGTTGAAGGCAAAGACTTGCAAGCTCAGGTACTTGACAACATGGATCTGGAACGTGAGCGTGGCATCACGATAAAAAGCCATGCTATCCAGATGGAATATGTATATAAAGGCGAAAAATATATTCTGAATCTGATAGATACTCCCGGACACGTTGACTTTTCGTATGAAGTTTCGCGCTCTATAGCAGCATGTGAAGGCGCCTTATTGATCGTAGACGCAGCACAAGGTATACAGGCACAAACAATATCAAACCTGTATATGGCAATTGAGCATGATCTTGAGATTATTCCTATTCTGAACAAAATAGACCTGCCAAGTGCTATGCCTGATGAAGTTGAAGATCAGATAATAGAACTGTTAGGTATAAAAAAAGAAGATATAATACGAGCCAGTGGTAAAACAGGAGAAGGCGTTTATACCATACTGGATTCGATTATAGAACGAATACCGGAACCACAAGGAGACCCCGAAGCTCCATTGCAAGCACTTATTTTCGATTCAGTTTTTAACTCTTTCCGTGGTATCATTGCCTATTATAAAGTAGTGAATGGAACAATTAAGAAAGGTGATCTCGTAAAATTCTTTGCAACAGGTAAAGAATATGACGCTGATGAAGTAGGTGTACTAAAACTGGATATGTCTCCGCGCAATGAAGTTAGATGTGGCGACGTTGGTTATATAATTTCAGGGATTAAAACTTCGAAAGAAGTAAAAGTAGGAGATACTATCACACATGTAAAAGGAGCGTGCGACAAGGCTATTGATGGCTTCGAAGAAGTAAAGCCAATGGTTTTTGCCGGAGTTTATCCTATCGATAGCGAAGACTTTGAAGACCTACGCTCATCGTTAGAGAAACTTCAGTTGAATGATGCCTCTCTTACATTTCAGCCGGAATCATCTGTTGCCTTAGGATTTGGTTTCCGTTGCGGATTCTTAGGTCTATTACATATGGAGATTATACAGGAACGCCTCGACCGGGAATTCAACATGGATGTGATCACAACTGTTCCGAACGTATCTTATATAGTTCACGACAAGAAAGGGAACACGAAAGAGGTTCACAATCCGGCAGGACTCCCTGACCCTACCCTGATAGATTATATAGAAGAACCTTATATACGTGCTTCGGTAATCACCAATACCACCTATATAGGGGCTATTATGACTTTATGTCTCGGCAAACGAGGTATCCTTATCAAACAAGAATATATCTCAGGAGATCGTGTTGAGATTATATATGATATACCATTAGGTGAGATTGTTATCGACTTTTACGATAAGCTGAAAAGTATTTCGAAAGGATACGCTTCTTTCGATTATCATATGCACGACTATCGTGAATCGAAGCTTGTAAAACTTGATATACTATTAAATGGTGAATCTGTAGATGCCCTCTCTACACTAACTCATGTTGACAATGCCGTAAACTTCGGACGTCGCATGTGTGAAAAATTGAGAGAACTTATTCCCCGTCAACAATTTGATATAGCAATACAGGCTGCTATCGGTGCTAAAATTATAGCCCGTGAAACGATCAAGGCCGTACGTAAAGATGTTACGGCGAAATGTTATGGTGGTGATATCTCTCGTAAGCGTAAACTTCTCGAAAAACAAAAAGAAGGTAAAAAACGCATGAAGCAGGTAGGAAACGTAGAAGTTCCTCAAAAAGCCTTCTTAGCTGTATTGAAACTCGATTAAATTATCTTTATACAGACCATTAGATTAGTTTAGAAATAAAAAAGTGACATCTAGAAACAGTATAAAAACTGTTACTTTTGTTACTTTTTAATTGAAAACGATATTGACAATTGCTAAATCATGACATCCTTTGAAAAAATAGATATAAAAGATTTTACTCCCGATTCATTTGGGTTAAAACACAAATGGATGCTCGTTACTGCATCTAAGCCCGATGGAACAGTGAATACAATGACTGCTAGTTGGGGTGGGTACGGTGTGATGTGGAACAAGGAGGTCGTATTTGTTGTTATACGTCCTCAAAGATACACGAGGGAGTTTGTAGAAAGTACTGAATCTTTTTCTCTTACTTTCTTTGATAAAAAATACTTAAAGGACTTAAGTTATTTAGGTAAAGTATCGGGACGTGATGAAGATAAAATCTCAAAAGCCGGACTAAATATTGCTTTCGATAAGAATATACCATATTTTATGGAAGCGGAAACAGCTATTTTTGTCAAAAAGCTCTTTGTCCAGCGCATTCAAGAAGATGCTTTTTTAGAGAAAGACATCATCGAAAGATGGTATCCCGAAAAGGATTTTCATTACTTGTATATTGCAGAAGTAACAAATATCTTAAAGAGGAAATAAGGATGAATCGTGAAGAAGTCACTCTGACTAAGTTTGTGGTTGTTGGAATATCTGTCCGTACTACGAATCAGAATCATCAATCGCAAGAGGATATTGCAAAACTATGGGAAGTTTTTTTCCGTAATGCTTACATTCAGCAACTGATGCCGAATAAGGTATCTAACGATATCTATTGCATTTATACTGATTATGAGAGTGACTATACAGGAGAATACACGACTGTATTAGGTTATAAAGTTTCCAGTGTTGAAGGGATACCTACAAATTTGGGATTGACTTTCAAAGAAATACCGGAATCGAAATATTATAAGTACCTTTCGGAAGGTGAACTGCCTTATGCCATAGGTAAAACTTGGGCACATATTTGGCAGTCTAATATAAAAAGACGTTATTTAGCAGATTTCGACATCTATGGTGAGGAGTCGAAAGACCCTAAAAATGCTAAAATAACAACATATTTATCTATTTAAATAAATTTCACTTTACACAAAGAATGAGAAAATGGCGCATCGAAGACTCAGCTGAGTTGTATAACATCGCAGGCTGGGGTATTAATTACTTTTCTGTTAATGAGAAAGGTAACGTTGTTGTAACTCCGAGAAAAGACGGGGTGGCTGTTGATTTAAAAGAACTGATGGACGAATTGCAGCTTCGCGATGTGTCAGCTCCTGTTTTGATTCGTTTTCCGGATATCCTGGATAATCGTATCGAGAAAATTTCCACGTGCTTTAAACAGGCTGCCGAAGAATATGAATATAAAGGGCAAAACCATATAATATACCCTATCAAGGTAAATCAAATGCGCCCGGTAGTAGAAGAACTTATCAGCCATGGGAAAAAATTCAATATCGGACTGGAAGCCGGTTCTAAGCCGGAACTTCATGCCGTTATAGCAATCAACACCGATTCTGATTCGCTTATAATCTGTAATGGATATAAGGACGAAAGCTATATTGAGTTAGCCTTATTGGCTCAAAAAATGGGTAAGCATATATTCATTGTAGTTGAGAAACTGAATGAGATACCGCTAATTGCCAAAATAGCTAAAAGACTAAAAATAACACCTAATATTGGTATTCGTATCAAACTAGCTAGCTCGGGTAGTGGTAAATGGGAAGAATCTGGTGGTGATGGAAGCAAATTCGGATTGAATTCGAGTGAGCTGTTAGAAGCTTTAGCATATCTTGAAAAAGCAAATATGCAGGATTCTTTACGTCTTATTCACTTCCATATCGGAAGCCAGATTACCAAAATTCGCCGCATAAAAACAGCTTTACGTGAAGCCGCTCAATTCTATGTACAGCTACATGCAATGGGCTTTAAGGTGGAGTTTGTCGATATTGGCGGAGGACTGGGCGTTGACTACGATGGCACACGTTCTTCTTATAACGAAAGTAGTGTAAACTACTCCATACAAGAGTATGTGAATGACTCTATCGCTACAATGGTAGATGCAGCTGATAAGAATGGCATTCCACACCCTAATATTATAACAGAATCGGGTAGATCGCTTACGGCACATCACTCTATTCTGGTATTTGAAGTATTGGAAACAGCTACTTTGCCTGAGTGGGATGAAGATAAAGAGTTGTCAGAAGATGACCATGAACTCGTTAAAGAGCTTTATCAAATATGGGACGATCTTAGCCAATCGCGTATGTTAGAAGCTTGGCATGATGCACAACAGATTCGTGAAGAGGCTCTTGACTTATTTAGCTTAGGAATGCTAACATTGAAAACGAGAGCGCAGGTAGAGCGTCTCTACTTCTCTATTGCCCGCGAAATATTCCAAATTGCAGGCAGAGCAAAACATGCTCCTGAAGAGTTGAAACAATTATCAAAATTATTACCGGACAAATATTTTTGTAATTTCTCCCTATTCCAATCATTACCGGACTCTTGGGCTATTGACCAAATTTTCCCGATTATACCAATTCATAGATTGGACGAAAAGCCGGATAGAACAGCAACACTACAGGATGTAACTTGTGACTCTGACGGAAAGATAGATAACTTTATCTCTAATGGTAATCAGTCATCATACTTGCCGGTACATAGCATGAAAAAGAACGAATCATATTACCTCGGAGTATTCCTAGTGGGTGCATATCAGGAGATATTGGGCGACCTTCATAACCTGTTTGGAGATACAAATGCGGTTCATATATCAGTTGATAAAGACGGATACAAGATAGAACAAATGATAGACGGCGAAACCGTAGCAGAAGTATTAGACTATGCCCAATACAACGCGAAGAAGCTTGTTCGTACAGTTGAAACATGGGTTACTTCGAGTGTTAAACAAGGGACAATAACAGTAGAAGAAGGAAAAGAATTCCTATCAAACTATCGTTCAGGCCTTTATGGATACACTTACCTTGAATAATTAAAGTATAAACATATATATTAAAATCCTCTTTACGCATTTGCATAAAGAGGATTTTTTATTTAGGTTAATCACCTTATTTACTTCTTGATTGAATATTTTGTACGCCAATGAGGCTGTCGTAACGTTGTCCGGAAGGGCGATAGTAGACAAATATCTGATATTCATTTTCTGTTTCAAAATAATTACCTTCTATTTTTGCTGTTGAGTAACTGGCTCCCGCCTTAGTCAGATATTGATAATTATACAAACCTTGCTTTAAAAGCAGAGCTATATAATATTGTCTGTGCTCTTCATCATATTTCATTCTGTATTTGTCGGTAAAGTTATTATCAGTAAAATTTCCATTAATAAAAATATCCTCGCCTATCGGGCTGTCCATTGGCAGAGTAAATACTGTATTAAAATAATCAGACTGTACCTCACTATCATTCGTATCGTTACTTCTAATATAAAATCTTCCATTTTGATCTTGATCATAACTATATGACCTACCGGCTCTGATTTTATCAGGAACGATGTACATCGTATAATTAGGGCGATTATATTCAATGTGCTCTACATTCAACCCATTGTATCTATAACTTGACGTTTCAAATCGACGGTATTCATTTCCAGCCTCAAATATCAGATTTCGATTGTGCTCATATATTAGTCTATCGGAGCTAACATAAGTAGGTTTTATTTGATGCCTTTCAGTGTCAAGGCGGTTGTTTTGCCAAGCAAAGATTTTCAATTCAATAAAAGGGTCTCTTATATTAAGATTCTGATGCAATATACTAAAGGACAACTGCTGATGACCTTTATTTGTATCAATATCCGTATTAGATGTTATGCTTGGAGCTATACTTACTTGTGGTTCTACTACAGAGAAACAAGCAGTAAGTAAAACTTCGTCAGGCATACCATCTTCGTAGACTTCAATAACATAGTTTCCTGATAATTTAACATTTACATCATTATTAGGAATATCAATAGCAAAGTGGGTATATTCTACGGTTGTATTTAAAGAGGAGGTATAATCATCTATCGGGTTATCATTGAATCCACTTAGATAATCTATCTCGGATATGCCACTGCTTCTTTTCCAGTATGCATCGCAATGGATTATCCGATAACGTAAACGATTCATTGAGTCTTCAGAAATACGATCGAAACTAATATGTACATAATCATTACCATTCAATACTATGATGGGATATGAACTCCAATCGTTATTTTTATATACCTGTACCGTATATATATCATCAGATATTGCGTGTGTATGATACGCTTGCGAAAAAGTATATATACTCGTTAGGTAAAAGATTATAGATAGCAATAGTTTATTATTATTCATTATTCTAAACTTCATTGTTGCATAGTCTTTTTTTCAAAAAGTGACAAAAGTAACAGGTAATTGCCTATTTTTTCATGTCACTCTTTAGCTATAAAAGTAAACTACAATTCTATTATTAGATAATTTAAATTCTTAAAAATAATACTTGAGCAAGCTCTTAATATCGATCTTTCCAGAGTTTTTTGAGCCATTCCACTATTTTACTTTCAGATGCATTCTGCTGGGGTTTCCAAAATTGTCTCCCCTTTATCTCTTTAGGTACATAATCTTGTTGTACAAAATTATTTTCAAAGCTATGTGCATATTTGTATTCCTTTCCGTAATTCAATTCCTTCATCAACTTTGTAGGCGCATTACGCAAATGTAATGGTACAGGTAGATTTCCTGTTTCGTTGACTAAAGCGATGGCTTCATCTATCGACATGTATGCCGAATTACTCTTAGGAGATGTTGCCAAATATATAGTAGTTTCAGCCAGGACAATACGTCCTTCCGGCCAACCTATTTTATGTAACGTCTCGAAACAAGCATTAGCTAATAATAAAGCATTCGGATTTGCCAATCCAATATCTTCTGCAGCAGAAATAACAAGACGCCGTGCTATAAATTTCGGATCTTCACCTCCAGACACCATCCGTGCCAACCAATAAATAGCAGCATCAGGATCACTCCCTCGTATCGACTTTATAAAAGCAGAAATAATGTCATAATGCATTTCGCCTCCTTTATCGTATGCTGCCGGATTTTCCTGCAAACGTTCTGTTACCAGTTTATCGGTTATTGTGATCTTATCGTTTACTTCGGAAGAAATTACTAAATCAAGTATATTCAATAATTTACGGGCATCACCTCCCGAAAAACGCAATATAGCATCCGTTTCTTTAAGTTCGATATCCCTATCTTTAAGTATTATATCCTGCGTTAAAGCCCTATGAGCCAGCTCTTCCAAATCCTCTTTACCTAACGATTGCAAGACATAAACCTGACAACGTGACAACAGCGGGCGAATAACCTCAAATGAGGGATTCTCTGTAGTAGCACCGATCAATGTTATTACTCCTGTTTCTACAGCTCCGAGCAAAGAGTCTTGCTGTGATTTGGAAAAGCGATGGATTTCATCAATAAATAAGATGGGGCTTTTGGTATTAAAAAACTGATTCTTTTTAGCCAATTCAATTACTTCACGCACATCTTTTACACCGGAGTTTATAGCACTAAGAGTATAAAAAGGCGTATCAAGTGTATTCGCTATTATCTGAGCCAATGTAGTTTTGCCCACTCCGGGAGGACCCCATAGTAAAAATGAAGGGACTCTGCCCGATTCTATCATCTTTCGAAGAATAGCACCCTCTCCTACTAAATGTTTTTGTCCTATATACTCTTCGAGATTACGCGGACGTAACCGCTCTGCTAAAGGTTGGCTCATTGATATATATGTTTAAGCTCTAAATATCCTCAAATCTACAAAAAGTTTGATTTAATAACAAGTCGAATTGCTATCCAACGGAACAGAAATGTATTAAAGCTTGATTAAGTTATTATTAAATATTTTCTTATTTGTATCTTGCTATATTATAATTATATGTAGTTTATAGTAGTCACTAAAATATATATAAAACAGAAAAAAGACAAATAAACACGTATAAATAAAAACATTAAACACATCTAATAGAATCACCATCAATTCTGACAAATCGTCATATTTTATTTTTTTTATTGTCATCCTATATTTTGGCATAGCTTTTGAACAAAGGCTAATGTCATTGAAATATGAATTGAAAGAAATAATAATAGAAATTAATTAGAAACAATATAATAATATAATAAGATGGGAAAAATAATAGGAATTGACTTAGGTACCACAAACTCTTGTGTTGCCGTGTTGGAAGGTAACGAACCTATCGTTATCACAAACAACGAAGGAAAAAGAACAACACCTTCTGTTGTTGCTTTTATTGAGGGAAATGAACGCAAAATTGGTGATCCTGCAAAACGTCAGGCTATCACAAATCCGGAAAAAACAATATACTCCATAAAAAGATTTATGGGTGAAACATGGGATCAAGTTCAAACCGAAGTAACCCGTGTACCTTATAAAGTCGTGAAAGGAGATAACAATACACCACGTATAGACATTGACGGACGTCTTTATACTCCTCAGGAAATTTCGGCGATGATCCTTCAAAAGATGAAGAAGACAGCTGAAGACTATCTTGGACAAGAAGTGACAGACGCTGTTATTACTGTACCTGCGTACTTTAGCGACTCGCAACGTCAGGCAACAAAAGAAGCCGGAGAAATTGCAGGTCTTAAAGTTCAACGTATCGTTAATGAGCCTACTGCTGCTGCTCTTGCTTATGGTCTTGACAAGGCTCACAAGGATATGAAAATTGCAGTGTTCGACCTTGGTGGTGGTACATTTGATATCTCTATCCTAGAATTAGGAGACGGTGTATTTGAAGTTAAGTCGACCAATGGGGATACTCACCTTGGTGGTGATGATTTCGACCAGGTAATTATCAATTGGCTGGCTGAAGAATTCATGAATGAAGAAGGCTTAGATCTACGTAAAGATCCAATGGCTTTACAGCGTTTGAAAGAAGCTGCTGAAAAAGCGAAAATAGAGCTATCAAGCACAACTTCTACTGAAATTAACTTACCATACATTATGCCGGTTAATGGTATTCCAAAACACTTGGTAAAAAATCTAACTCGTGCTAAATTTGAGCAATTGGCAGACTCACTTATCCGTAAGTGTATCGAACCATGTCGTCAATCGTTGAAAGATGCAGGATATTCTCCATCCGATATAGATGAAGTGATCTTAGTCGGAGGTTCTACACGTATACCTGCTGTACAAGCAGAAGTTGAGAAGTTCTTCGGAAAGACACCATCGAAAGGTGTAAACCCTGATGAAGTTGTTGCTGTAGGTGCTGCTATACAAGGTGCTGTATTAACAGGAGAAGTAAAAGATGTATTGTTGCTTGATGTTACTCCGCTTTCTCTTGGTATAGAAACAATGGGAAATGTGATGACTAAGCTAATTGATGCTAATACAACTATTCCTACGAAAAAGAGCGAAACATTCTCTACCGCTGCCGACAATCAACCGTCTGTACAGATTGTTGTACTTCAAGGAGAACGTCCAATGGCGAGGGATAATAAACAAATAGGAGTCTTCAACTTAGACGGTATATTACCTGCACGTCGTGGTGAGCCTCAAATTGAAGTTACATTTGATATTGATGCCAATGGTATTCTTAGTGTATCGGCAAAAGATAAAAAGACCGGCAAAGAACAATCTATTCGTATAGAGGCTTCATCGGGTCTTACTGACGCAGAAATCCAACGAATGAAGGATGAAGCAGCAGCTAATGCAGAAGCAGATAAGAAAGAAAAAGAAAAGATAGACAAGTTGAATCAGGCAGATTCAGTTATTTTCCAAACAGAAAATCAATTGAAAGATCTTGGAGATAAAATTCCAGCCGATCAGAAAGCTTCTATCGAAGGTGCTTTAAATAAGCTAAGAGATGCTCACAAAGCTCAAGATATTCCGGCTGTTGATTCTGCTATGGATGAATTAACTAAATTAATGCAGGAGTTGAGTCAAAATATATACAATCAGCAACAAGCAGGTACTAATCCGGGACAAGAAGCCGGAGGTAATACTGGTAGCCAATCTAATGGAGGCGACAATAATGTAACTGATGTAGATTTTGAAGAAGTGAAATAAGCAAATAGAAACAGATAGTATATTTATTAAAAAGCTCATTATCCTATATTAGGTATAATGAGCTTTTTTGTATTGTATATAGAGTCCCTTTATTCATTAAATTTTGCTCCACAACTCAGAAAATAAAGCTAAAGATGATTCTATTCGAGCCATTGCACTTCTTATATTTTGATGGTCGTATTCGCATTCTCCCAAATTGGAAAGAAGCTCTAAAAACATATTAGGTTGAATACCGCCCCATTCATGAAAAGAATTTAACAATTCTTCTTTTTTTTCTGAAGATATAGAATCAATGAAAACAATGCACACACGAGCAAAAGTAGAAAATATATTGGCTATTTCTATAGGTTGATAAAAACGTCCTCTATTAGTATAGTTAAAACGAATCTCTGCAATATAAATGAGTATCTTTTCGCATAGAAATATCATATTATTTGTTAGATCAGAATCACTGTCTTTATCTTGTATTTTTTGAATAATACTTTGAGATGAAATTTCGATCTCATTAAGGTATTTTCCAAATAGTTCATAATATTTTTCGAGATCAGGATGGCTGCTCATCATTACGCTTGGAGGAATATAGTTCGAATCCATACCGTAATTATTATCTTCTTTAATAATCCGTCCTAGAATAAGATTATATATACCGAATTCTTCTTCTGGAATTTGTCTTATTGGTTGTATAGACAAATTATAGGTTTGTTTATAATTAGATGATGTTTCTTGAGTGTTTACAATACCTTGACGCTTATTATAAAATGGTTCTACAACTAAAA encodes:
- the lepA gene encoding translation elongation factor 4, with amino-acid sequence MDKIRNFCIIAHIDHGKSTLADRLLEYTKTVEGKDLQAQVLDNMDLERERGITIKSHAIQMEYVYKGEKYILNLIDTPGHVDFSYEVSRSIAACEGALLIVDAAQGIQAQTISNLYMAIEHDLEIIPILNKIDLPSAMPDEVEDQIIELLGIKKEDIIRASGKTGEGVYTILDSIIERIPEPQGDPEAPLQALIFDSVFNSFRGIIAYYKVVNGTIKKGDLVKFFATGKEYDADEVGVLKLDMSPRNEVRCGDVGYIISGIKTSKEVKVGDTITHVKGACDKAIDGFEEVKPMVFAGVYPIDSEDFEDLRSSLEKLQLNDASLTFQPESSVALGFGFRCGFLGLLHMEIIQERLDREFNMDVITTVPNVSYIVHDKKGNTKEVHNPAGLPDPTLIDYIEEPYIRASVITNTTYIGAIMTLCLGKRGILIKQEYISGDRVEIIYDIPLGEIVIDFYDKLKSISKGYASFDYHMHDYRESKLVKLDILLNGESVDALSTLTHVDNAVNFGRRMCEKLRELIPRQQFDIAIQAAIGAKIIARETIKAVRKDVTAKCYGGDISRKRKLLEKQKEGKKRMKQVGNVEVPQKAFLAVLKLD
- a CDS encoding flavin reductase; the protein is MTSFEKIDIKDFTPDSFGLKHKWMLVTASKPDGTVNTMTASWGGYGVMWNKEVVFVVIRPQRYTREFVESTESFSLTFFDKKYLKDLSYLGKVSGRDEDKISKAGLNIAFDKNIPYFMEAETAIFVKKLFVQRIQEDAFLEKDIIERWYPEKDFHYLYIAEVTNILKRK
- a CDS encoding GyrI-like domain-containing protein encodes the protein MNREEVTLTKFVVVGISVRTTNQNHQSQEDIAKLWEVFFRNAYIQQLMPNKVSNDIYCIYTDYESDYTGEYTTVLGYKVSSVEGIPTNLGLTFKEIPESKYYKYLSEGELPYAIGKTWAHIWQSNIKRRYLADFDIYGEESKDPKNAKITTYLSI
- the speA gene encoding biosynthetic arginine decarboxylase, translated to MRKWRIEDSAELYNIAGWGINYFSVNEKGNVVVTPRKDGVAVDLKELMDELQLRDVSAPVLIRFPDILDNRIEKISTCFKQAAEEYEYKGQNHIIYPIKVNQMRPVVEELISHGKKFNIGLEAGSKPELHAVIAINTDSDSLIICNGYKDESYIELALLAQKMGKHIFIVVEKLNEIPLIAKIAKRLKITPNIGIRIKLASSGSGKWEESGGDGSKFGLNSSELLEALAYLEKANMQDSLRLIHFHIGSQITKIRRIKTALREAAQFYVQLHAMGFKVEFVDIGGGLGVDYDGTRSSYNESSVNYSIQEYVNDSIATMVDAADKNGIPHPNIITESGRSLTAHHSILVFEVLETATLPEWDEDKELSEDDHELVKELYQIWDDLSQSRMLEAWHDAQQIREEALDLFSLGMLTLKTRAQVERLYFSIAREIFQIAGRAKHAPEELKQLSKLLPDKYFCNFSLFQSLPDSWAIDQIFPIIPIHRLDEKPDRTATLQDVTCDSDGKIDNFISNGNQSSYLPVHSMKKNESYYLGVFLVGAYQEILGDLHNLFGDTNAVHISVDKDGYKIEQMIDGETVAEVLDYAQYNAKKLVRTVETWVTSSVKQGTITVEEGKEFLSNYRSGLYGYTYLE
- a CDS encoding DUF5103 domain-containing protein, which produces MKFRIMNNNKLLLSIIFYLTSIYTFSQAYHTHAISDDIYTVQVYKNNDWSSYPIIVLNGNDYVHISFDRISEDSMNRLRYRIIHCDAYWKRSSGISEIDYLSGFNDNPIDDYTSSLNTTVEYTHFAIDIPNNDVNVKLSGNYVIEVYEDGMPDEVLLTACFSVVEPQVSIAPSITSNTDIDTNKGHQQLSFSILHQNLNIRDPFIELKIFAWQNNRLDTERHQIKPTYVSSDRLIYEHNRNLIFEAGNEYRRFETSSYRYNGLNVEHIEYNRPNYTMYIVPDKIRAGRSYSYDQDQNGRFYIRSNDTNDSEVQSDYFNTVFTLPMDSPIGEDIFINGNFTDNNFTDKYRMKYDEEHRQYYIALLLKQGLYNYQYLTKAGASYSTAKIEGNYFETENEYQIFVYYRPSGQRYDSLIGVQNIQSRSK
- a CDS encoding replication-associated recombination protein A, with amino-acid sequence MSQPLAERLRPRNLEEYIGQKHLVGEGAILRKMIESGRVPSFLLWGPPGVGKTTLAQIIANTLDTPFYTLSAINSGVKDVREVIELAKKNQFFNTKSPILFIDEIHRFSKSQQDSLLGAVETGVITLIGATTENPSFEVIRPLLSRCQVYVLQSLGKEDLEELAHRALTQDIILKDRDIELKETDAILRFSGGDARKLLNILDLVISSEVNDKITITDKLVTERLQENPAAYDKGGEMHYDIISAFIKSIRGSDPDAAIYWLARMVSGGEDPKFIARRLVISAAEDIGLANPNALLLANACFETLHKIGWPEGRIVLAETTIYLATSPKSNSAYMSIDEAIALVNETGNLPVPLHLRNAPTKLMKELNYGKEYKYAHSFENNFVQQDYVPKEIKGRQFWKPQQNASESKIVEWLKKLWKDRY
- the dnaK gene encoding molecular chaperone DnaK; the protein is MGKIIGIDLGTTNSCVAVLEGNEPIVITNNEGKRTTPSVVAFIEGNERKIGDPAKRQAITNPEKTIYSIKRFMGETWDQVQTEVTRVPYKVVKGDNNTPRIDIDGRLYTPQEISAMILQKMKKTAEDYLGQEVTDAVITVPAYFSDSQRQATKEAGEIAGLKVQRIVNEPTAAALAYGLDKAHKDMKIAVFDLGGGTFDISILELGDGVFEVKSTNGDTHLGGDDFDQVIINWLAEEFMNEEGLDLRKDPMALQRLKEAAEKAKIELSSTTSTEINLPYIMPVNGIPKHLVKNLTRAKFEQLADSLIRKCIEPCRQSLKDAGYSPSDIDEVILVGGSTRIPAVQAEVEKFFGKTPSKGVNPDEVVAVGAAIQGAVLTGEVKDVLLLDVTPLSLGIETMGNVMTKLIDANTTIPTKKSETFSTAADNQPSVQIVVLQGERPMARDNKQIGVFNLDGILPARRGEPQIEVTFDIDANGILSVSAKDKKTGKEQSIRIEASSGLTDAEIQRMKDEAAANAEADKKEKEKIDKLNQADSVIFQTENQLKDLGDKIPADQKASIEGALNKLRDAHKAQDIPAVDSAMDELTKLMQELSQNIYNQQQAGTNPGQEAGGNTGSQSNGGDNNVTDVDFEEVK